The following is a genomic window from Amycolatopsis sp. BJA-103.
GCTGCCGGACGCCGCGGGCCAGGCGCCCATCGGCGTCGCGGTGCTGCTGGTCGGCGTGCTGGACAAGGTCGGCACGTTCGGGTTCCTGCGCTACTGCCTCCCGATGTTCCCGGAGGCCAGCAAGGAACTCGCGCCGTGGGTGCTGGTGCTCGCCGTCGCGGGTGTCCTCTACGGCTCGATCCTCGCCGCCGGGCAACGCGACATGAAGCGGTTCATCGCCTACGTGTCGATCGCCCACTTCGGGTTCATCGCGCTGGGCATCTTCACCTTCAACGAGCAGGCGATGGTCGGCTCGGTGTCGTACATGCTCAACCACAGCCTCGCCACCGGGATGCTGATCGTGGTCGTCGGGCTCATCGTGATGCGCGGCGGATCCACCAAGATCTCCGACTACGGCGGCATGGCGAAGGTGACCCCGCTGCTCGGCGGGATGCTGCTCATCGCCGGTCTGTCCACGTTGTCCCTGCCGGGCACGAACTCCTTCATCAGTGAGTTCCTGGTGCTGCTGGGATCCTTTGTGGACTATCCGGTGTACACGATCATCGCGACGGTCGGCATGGTGCTGGCCGCGGCGTACGTGCTCTGGCTCTACCAGCGCGTCATGCAGGGCCCCGTCCGCGGTGACGCCCTGATGGGCGCCGGTGGGGGCCCGGGCACGGCTATCGCGCCCGAACTGGGCGCGACCAAGGCCATCAAGGACCTCGGCGGCAAGGAGATCGCGATCCTGGCGCCGATGGTCGTGCTGATCATCGCGCTCGGGTTCTACCCCAAGCCGGTGCTCGACACGATCACCCCGTCGGTGCAGGCGACGATGTCGTCCGTACAGGGAGGCAAGTAAACAGTGCTCTTCTTGACTCAGGCGCCACCGGTGAAGGTGCCGTCGATCGACTACTTCGCCGTCACGCCGATCTTGATCATCCTCGGCGCGGCGTGTGTCAGCGTGCTGTTCGAAGCCTTCCTGCCCAAGCACATGCGGTGGCCGTCGCAGGTCTTCCTCTCCCTGCTCGGGATCGGGGCGGCGGGTGTCTTCCTGGCCTGGTACGCCAGCTCGTCCGCGCCGGAGGGCGGTGTCACGACCTTCAGCGGCGCGATCGCCGTCGACCGGCCGTCGCTGTTCCTGTGGGGCACCCTGCTGGCGCTGGCGCTGGGCGCGCTGCTGCTGATCGCGGACCGCTCGGTCGAGCCGGGCGGCGCGTTCGTCGCGCAGGCCGGTATCCGCCCGGGCACCGTCCAGGACCGCGCGCAGGTCGGCACCACCGGCATGCAGACCGAGGTCTTCCCGCTGACGCTGTTCGCGCTCGGCGGCATGATGGCGTTCGTCGCGGCCAACGACCTGCTGACCATGTTCATCGCGCTCGAAGTGCTGAGCCTGCCGCTGTACCTGATGTGCGGTCTGGCGCGGCGGCGTCGCCTGCTCTCGCAGGAATCCGCGGTCAAGTACTTCCTGCTCGGCGCGTTCTCGTCGGCGTTCTTCCTCTACGGTCTCGCGCTGCTCTACGGCTACGCGAACTCCGTGCAGCTGTCGGACATCGCCAACGCCGCCGCCGGTTCGGACCGTTCGGACACACTGCTGTTCGCCGGGCTCGGCCTGCTCGCTGTCGGTCTGCTGTTCAAGGGCTCGGTCGGCCCGTTCCACACCTGGACCCCGGACGTCTACCAGGGCGCGCCGACCCCGGTCACCGCGTTCATGGGCGCCTGCACCAAGGTCGCCGCGTTCGGCGGGATCCTGCGGGTGTTCTCGGTGGCGTTCGAATCGACCAGCTGGGAATGGCGTGGCGTGCTCTGGGGCGTCGCGATCATCTCGATGCTGATCGGCGCGGTGCTCGGCCTGACACAGACCGACGTGAAGCGCATGATCGCCTACTCGTCCATCGCGCACGCCGGCTTCCTGCTCATCGGTGCGATCACGATGACCGAGGAAGGCCTGTCGAGCACGCTGTTCTACCTGCTGGCCTACGGCTTCACCACGCTC
Proteins encoded in this region:
- a CDS encoding NADH-quinone oxidoreductase subunit M; amino-acid sequence: MTWLLATILVPLVGAAVVAGLKKNDRLATLTALGVSILTFLLVIPLWASYSPTGDRIQQKSSMDWIPNFGIHISFGIDGIALVMIAVIGLLVPIVVGSLGLTDKLPAGRSAGGYLSLILVQQSLTIAVFAATDVFLFYVLFEIMLIPMYFLIGGYGGANRQYAAVKFFLYSFLGGLIMLASAIGAYSMASDELGKGTFDWETLVTVVRDAPTGTQIWLFLGFFLAFAIKAPLVPFHTWLPDAAGQAPIGVAVLLVGVLDKVGTFGFLRYCLPMFPEASKELAPWVLVLAVAGVLYGSILAAGQRDMKRFIAYVSIAHFGFIALGIFTFNEQAMVGSVSYMLNHSLATGMLIVVVGLIVMRGGSTKISDYGGMAKVTPLLGGMLLIAGLSTLSLPGTNSFISEFLVLLGSFVDYPVYTIIATVGMVLAAAYVLWLYQRVMQGPVRGDALMGAGGGPGTAIAPELGATKAIKDLGGKEIAILAPMVVLIIALGFYPKPVLDTITPSVQATMSSVQGGK
- the nuoN gene encoding NADH-quinone oxidoreductase subunit NuoN, producing the protein MLFLTQAPPVKVPSIDYFAVTPILIILGAACVSVLFEAFLPKHMRWPSQVFLSLLGIGAAGVFLAWYASSSAPEGGVTTFSGAIAVDRPSLFLWGTLLALALGALLLIADRSVEPGGAFVAQAGIRPGTVQDRAQVGTTGMQTEVFPLTLFALGGMMAFVAANDLLTMFIALEVLSLPLYLMCGLARRRRLLSQESAVKYFLLGAFSSAFFLYGLALLYGYANSVQLSDIANAAAGSDRSDTLLFAGLGLLAVGLLFKGSVGPFHTWTPDVYQGAPTPVTAFMGACTKVAAFGGILRVFSVAFESTSWEWRGVLWGVAIISMLIGAVLGLTQTDVKRMIAYSSIAHAGFLLIGAITMTEEGLSSTLFYLLAYGFTTLAAFGVVSLVRDSNGEATHLSAWAGLAKRSPVLAGVFTFLLLALAGIPLTSGFVGKFVVFSAALSDGMAPLVVIALIFSAVAAFFYLRVIVLMYFSEPAPDGPTVTVPGAFTTTAITLGVIVTLVLGLIPAFALDWAASGGFALK